The proteins below come from a single Notamacropus eugenii isolate mMacEug1 chromosome 7, mMacEug1.pri_v2, whole genome shotgun sequence genomic window:
- the LOC140514620 gene encoding olfactory receptor 4K13-like, translated as MKNNSMLNEFILLGLTSSWELEMIFFVIFFLAYTSILAGNSLIILTVIFDSHLHSTPMYFLLANLSFFDMTLSTVTVPKMITDFLRERKTISLWGCMAQIFFVHFLGGSEMALLIVMAVDRYVAICKPLHYTTIMNWRILVGSVLLSWFLGFVHSMSQMAIAVTLPFCGPNVIDDVFCDLPLVMTLACTDTYILDLLTIADSGLLSLICFLLLLVSYTVILLTVHRRFSGGLSKALSTLSAHIAVVFLFFGPVILIYAWLSTSYALEKFLSVFFSVITPLLNLIIYSLRNQEMKAAIIRLMSVLGQYSR; from the coding sequence ATGAAGAATAACTCTATGCTAAATGAGTTCATTTTGTTAGGACTCACCAGTTCTTGGGAGCTTGAGATGatcttttttgtgattttcttcctGGCTTATACATCAATCCTAGCTGGAAACAGTCTCATCATACTGACAGTGATCTTTGACTCCCACTTGCACTCCACTCCCATGTACTTCCTTCTGGCCAACCTCTCCTTTTTTGACATGACTCTTTCTACTGTTACTGTCCCTAAGATGATCACAGACTTCTTAAGGGAGAGGAAAACCATCTCATTATGGGGCTGTATGGCCCAGATATTTTTTGTTCACTTCTTAGGGGGCAGTGAAATGGCTCTTCTAATAGTCATGGCTGTTGATCGTTATGTTGCAATCTGTAAGCCCCTCCACTATACAACTATCATGAACTGGCGAATCTTGGTAGGCAGTGTGCTGCTTTCATGGTTTCTTGGCTTTGTGCACTCCATGAGTCAAATGGCCATTGCTGTAACCTTGCCCTTCTGTGGTCCTAATGTGATTGATGATGTTTTTTGTGATCTTCCCCTGGTGATGACCCTTGCCTGCACTGACACATATATCCTGGACCTCCTTACAATTGCTGACAGTGGGCTGCTTTCACTGATCTGCTTCTTACTCTTGCTTGTCTCCTACACTGTCATCTTGCTCACTGTCCACCGTCGCTTCTCTGGTGGGCTTTCTAAAGCTCTGTCCACACTGTCTGCTCACATAGcagttgtttttctcttctttggaccAGTTATCTTAATTTATGCTTGGCTATCTACTAGCTATGCCTTGGAGAAATTCCTCTCAGTGTTTTTCTCTGTTATCACTCCTCTCCTGAATCTGATTATCTATAGTTTAAGAAATCAGGAGATGAAGGCAGCCATAATTAGACTCATGTCAGTTCTAGGCCAGTACTCTAGATAA